The genomic stretch ACCGAGCAAGACTCATAAGAGAACTCGACCAAATGCAAAAGTTGGGTATCACCAACCTAAGAGTTTTGGCAGCCAGTGAAGCACATGAAGATGCCAAATACTGTGTGCATCCTGCCTTACAAACTGCTCCTGACGTATTTAATGAGGATGTTTTTGGGGGATTAGATTTCCTATTGGCTGAAATGGCTAAACGAGATATGAAAGCGATTATGGTGTTGTCAAATTACTGGACCTGGAGTGGTGGTTTCCCTCAATTCTTAGAATGGACCGGAGCCGATTCTATTCCATATCCTCAAGAACCTCCCTATAGTTGGAGTGTTTTCACCAGCTATTCTTGTGAGTTTTATAAACATCAAAAAGCCCAAGAGCTTTATAAAAACACGGTAGAAGCCATTATCAACCGCAAGAATCACATCACCAATAAAATCTATAAAAACGACCCAACTATAATGACTTGGGAATTGGCCAATGAACCACGAGGATATGACTATCCAGCTGAATACCGACAATGGTTAGCCGATGCTGCTGCTTTTATAAAAAGCCTCGATAAAAATCATTTAGTAGCAGCCGGAAATGAAGGAAGTACCAATAGCAAAAGTGCTGGAGTAGATGTGATTCTCGACAATCAAATTGATGATATCGATTATATCACTTTACATGTTTGGCCACAAAACTGGAGTTGGTTCGACCCAAATCAAGCGGAAGAAAGCTTTCAACCAGCCATGGACTTAGCTAAGGAATATATAGAAACTCACGAAGCT from Lentimicrobium sp. L6 encodes the following:
- a CDS encoding cellulase family glycosylhydrolase, whose protein sequence is MKKLFYLFILLTLISCQNQETPNSNFVEVNGLDFILNQEPYHFSGANYWFGMNLGAEKSGDRARLIRELDQMQKLGITNLRVLAASEAHEDAKYCVHPALQTAPDVFNEDVFGGLDFLLAEMAKRDMKAIMVLSNYWTWSGGFPQFLEWTGADSIPYPQEPPYSWSVFTSYSCEFYKHQKAQELYKNTVEAIINRKNHITNKIYKNDPTIMTWELANEPRGYDYPAEYRQWLADAAAFIKSLDKNHLVAAGNEGSTNSKSAGVDVILDNQIDDIDYITLHVWPQNWSWFDPNQAEESFQPAMDLAKEYIETHEAAAIKLNKPMVLEEFGIARDGGDFQEHASTVYRDKFYQYFYEVVLENIKSDGPIQGINFWSYTGEGRAPRPGEFWKKGDPFIGDPPHELQGWYSVYDKDESTLNILRNFNKELQNIKK